From Schizosaccharomyces pombe strain 972h- genome assembly, chromosome: II, the proteins below share one genomic window:
- the gal10 gene encoding UDP-glucose 4-epimerase/aldose 1-epimerase Gal10: MAVQDEYILVTGGAGYIGSHTVIELINHGYKVIIVDNLCNSCYDAVARVEFIVRKSIKFFKLDLRDKEGLAQIFDTFKIKGVIHFAALKAVGESMKLPLEYYDNNICGTITLLNVMREHRVKTVVFSSSATVYGDATRFDNMIPIPESCPNDPTNPYGKTKYAIENIIKDLHTSDNTWRGAILRYFNPIGAHPSGLLGEDPLGIPNNLLPFLAQVAIGRREKLLVFGDDYDSHDGTPIRDYIHVVDLAKGHIAALNYLNKINNSEGMYREWNLGTGKGSSVFDIYHAFCKEVGKDLPYEVVGRRTGDVLNLTASPNRANSELKWKAELSITDACRDLWKWTIENPFGFQIDNYKWKLFNTLGIMDYKNRLHTICFQDLEVSIANYGALVQAVRYKGRNLVNGFNDFSRYKLKENPFFGATIGRFANRIANGQFEVDGHLYTLCKNENNKTTLHGGNNGFDKQFFLGPIARQYEDYNTLEFILVDKDGNNGFPSDLETLVKYTIKNNSLEIEYKSVIPEYSKLNVTAVNLTNHSYWNLASPNKTIDGTIIKSTTNVYLKVNSETSLPTGDIVEWQNDITKPTKLDPNISFDNCFIVDREASKFCLDTRKYSLKNIVEVIHPSVPVKLVVSTTEPAFQLYTGDGNDICEFQSRSGFCVETGRFINALNNEKWSKQVILRKGEVYGARSKFSLYAQDLEENKHFLDSASYNSGEYY, encoded by the coding sequence ATGGCGGTTCAAGACGAATACATTCTTGTAACTGGTGGCGCTGGTTACATTGGTTCACATACAGTCATTGAACTAATCAACCATGGATATAAAGTAATAATTGTAGATAATTTGTGCAATTCGTGTTATGATGCTGTAGCAAGAGTCGAATTTATTGTgagaaaatcaattaaattttttaagcttgACCTTCGCGATAAAGAAGGCTTGgctcaaatttttgataccTTTAAAATCAAGGGTGTTATTCATTTTGCGGCTTTAAAAGCAGTTGGGGAATCAATGAAATTACCACTGGAGTACTACGACAATAATATTTGCGGTACTATTACTTTACTAAATGTAATGCGTGAACACCGGGTCAAGACAGTTGTGTTTAGCTCATCTGCCACCGTATACGGCGATGCTACTAGATTTGACAACATGATTCCAATCCCAGAGTCGTGTCCTAATGACCCAACCAATCCATACGGGAAAACAAAGTACGCTattgaaaatatcattaaagATTTGCACACTAGCGACAATACTTGGCGAGGCGCAATACTTAGATATTTTAACCCAATTGGAGCTCACCCATCAGGCCTACTTGGCGAAGACCCTTTGGGTATTCCCAACAATCTTTTACCGTTTCTAGCCCAAGTAGCCATCGGTAGGCGAGAAAAGTTGTTAGTATTTGGTGATGATTACGATAGCCATGATGGGACTCCTATCCGAGACTACATACACGTTGTGGATTTAGCTAAGGGACATATTGCCGCTTTAAACTACctaaacaaaatcaataatAGTGAAGGAATGTACAGAGAGTGGAACTTGGGAACAGGAAAAGGTTCCTCCGTGTTCGATATTTATCATGCCTTTTGTAAGGAAGTAGGTAAAGATTTACCGTATGAAGTGGTGGGCAGAAGAACAGGTGATGTTCTCAACTTGACAGCAAGCCCGAATCGAGCAAATAGTGAATTAAAATGGAAGGCTGAATTGAGTATTACAGATGCTTGTAGAGACTTGTGGAAATGGACGATCGAAAATCCTTTTGGATTTCAAATTGACAACTACAAATGGAAGTTGTTTAACACTCTTGGGATTATGGATTATAAGAATAGACTCCATACTATCTGCTTTCAAGATCTTGAGGTTTCCATAGCCAATTACGGAGCATTAGTGCAAGCAGTAAGATATAAAGGGAGGAATTTAGTAAATggatttaatgatttttcaCGGTATAAGCTTAAAGAGAATCCGTTCTTTGGGGCGACAATTGGCAGATTTGCCAACCGAATAGCGAATGGACAATTTGAAGTGGATGGACATTTGTACACATTATGTAAGAAcgaaaacaataaaaccACCTTACATGGAGGAAATAATGGATTCGATAAGCAGTTTTTCTTGGGGCCTATCGCTCGACAGTATGAGGACTACAATACACTGGAATTCATTTTAGTTGACAAAGATGGTAACAACGGCTTTCCTTCTGACCTGGAAACCTTAGTCAAATATACAATCAAAAATAACTCTTTGGAAATTGAATACAAATCTGTTATTCCAGAATACTCGAAACTCAATGTAACAGCCGTAAATCTGACAAATCATTCTTACTGGAATTTAGCCTCTCCTAATAAAACTATTGACGGaacaataattaaaagCACGACTAACGTCTATTTAAAAGTGAATTCGGAAACCTCGTTACCGACTGGTGATATTGTCGAATGGCAAAATGACATAACTAAACCAACCAAGCTTGACCCAAACATCTCGTTTGACAATTGCTTTATAGTAGACAGGGAAGCTAGCAAGTTCTGTTTGGACACACGAAAgtattctttaaaaaatattgttgaaGTAATACATCCCTCTGTGCCGGTGAAGCTCGTGGTGTCTACAACAGAACCTGCATTTCAACTTTACACCGGTGATGGAAATGACATCTGTGAGTTTCAAAGTCGCAGCGGATTTTGTGTGGAAACAGGTAGATTTATCAACGCTTTGAATAATGAGAAATGGTCAAAACAGGTAATCTTACGCAAAGGTGAAGTTTATGGTGCGAGGTCGAAATTCTCCCTTTACGCACAAGATttagaagaaaacaaacattttttagattCAGCATCGTACAATAGTGGAGAATActattaa
- the gal1 gene encoding galactokinase Gal1: MATVPTYHDLSFYSNPKENKARYAKLLNSFEQKYHCKPDFFSRSPGRVNIIGEHIDYNYFSVLPMAIDVDVIVSVTTSDDAKVELNNTNPEFKEEILELPSDGAVIEINKTHHTWGNYFRCSMIVAHKYILEKYPELVSGGKKPLKGLKLIFDGNVPTGGGLSSSAAFCVASILAILKANGINTITKEDLVKISVVSEHYVGVNTGGMDQCASIYGEQNKALLVQFKPKLMATPFKMPVLKPHDMVFLISNTLVEANKQETALTNYNLRVVEMAVASEFLAKKFNLELPKESNLHTGTLRGFMDEYYEKHLKQPHWDGSDIDMGVQRMQEMLRLTEIMFSEEQKVGFKTEELAKELGLSVEEFTKVFLTKIPVKYERMKIYQRTVHVYSDAMRVLQVLKLFHQHKDSDDPQKFMLAFGRLLNDSQRSEDIYNNSSSPELREVCKISLANGGYGARTTGAGWGGSAVHLTTHDKLAKLVEALTEQYYKKQFPKITQSELNAAVVVSKPAAGSCIVQLAEY; encoded by the coding sequence ATGGCTACCGTTCCTACATATCACGACTTATCATTTTACTCCAAcccaaaagaaaacaaagctAGGTATGCAAAGTTGCTAAACAGTTTTGAACAAAAATATCACTGCAAGCCAGATTTTTTTAGTCGCTCGCCTGGCAGAGTAAACATCATTGGCGAACATATTGACTACAACTACTTTTCAGTATTGCCAATGGCAATTGACGTTGATGTTATTGTTTCAGTTACCACAAGTGATGATGCCAAAGTTGAGTTGAATAACACGAATCCAGAATTCAAGGAGGAAATATTGGAATTACCGAGTGACGGGGCAGTGATTGAAATTAACAAAACCCACCACACCTGGGGAAACTACTTTCGATGCTCTATGATTGTTGctcataaatatattttagaGAAATACCCAGAATTAGTCAGTGGGGGTAAGAAGCCTTTAAAAGGATTaaagttgatttttgaTGGTAACGTTCCCACTGGTGGAGGACTATCATCTTCGGCGGCCTTCTGTGTGGCATCGATTTTAGCCATTTTGAAAGCCAATGGAATTAATACAATTACCAAAGAAGACCTCGTCAAGATTAGTGTTGTTTCCGAGCATTATGTAGGTGTCAACACGGGCGGTATGGATCAATGTGCTTCTATCTATGGAGAGCAAAACAAGGCGCTTTTGGTTCAATTTAAACCAAAGCTTATGGCAACACCGTTTAAGATGCCGGTACTCAAACCTCATGACATGGTATTTCTAATCTCTAACACACTTGTGGAAGCAAATAAGCAAGAAACCGCATTAACAAATTACAATCTACGAGTGGTGGAAATGGCAGTTGCTTCAGAATTTTtggcaaaaaaatttaacttaGAATTGCCAAAGGAGTCAAATTTACACACTGGTACATTGAGAGGATTCATGGACGAATACTACGAGAAGCACCTAAAACAGCCGCATTGGGATGGAAGCGACATTGACATGGGCGTTCAACGCATGCAGGAAATGTTAAGGCTCACAGAAATAATGTTTTCTGAAGAGCAAAAAGTGGGTTTTAAGACTGAAGAGCTGGCTAAGGAATTAGGGTTGTCTGTGGAAGAGTTTactaaagtttttttaacaaaaattccAGTAAAATATGAACGCATGAAAATCTATCAAAGGACCGTGCATGTGTACTCAGATGCGATGAGAGTACTGCAAGtgttaaaattgtttcatCAGCATAAGGACAGCGATGATCCTCAAAAGTTTATGTTGGCATTTGGTAGACTATTAAATGACTCTCAACGATCGGAAgatatatataataattcGTCGTCTCCCGAGTTAAGAGAGGTATGCAAAATATCGTTGGCTAACGGAGGTTATGGAGCCAGAACGACGGGTGCTGGATGGGGTGGATCTGCGGTACATCTCACTACACACGATAAACTAGCTAAACTGGTTGAAGCATTGACGGAACAATACTATAAAAAGCAGTTTCCTAAAATTACTCAAAGTGAATTAAATGCCGCTGTTGTCGTATCGAAACCGGCTGCTGGATCTTGTATAGTACAGTTAGCCGAATACTGA
- a CDS encoding uncharacterized protein (S. pombe specific DUF999 protein family 8) has protein sequence MVRDTRNVDLEWGLELCKPEKVNKQNLFTNIIKPQKDKINIKTDKIKFFLDNLFTEFSKFHDSCYPDGRISTRSKLRWPLLIIWCILIVFAIDKNFEVKDFLSIWINESFINENRFYSEIWGPIAIYICLFVLLLLGLIYCSKIVVKAIPLISIVIAAVVVIIAVAMVKILYICHWLIYKILILAFGIKVKPLGDTLPTHNGETGSHSKATVGSDIEQIEFQNMPTPVKK, from the exons ATGGTAAGAGATACTCGTAATGTGGACCTGGAGTGGGGACTTGAATTGTGTAAGCCTGAAaaggtaaacaaacaaaatctCTTTACCAACATCATCAAGCctcaaaaagataaaataaacattaagacagataaaataaagttcTTTTTAGATAACCTTTTTActgaattttctaaatttcaTGATAGTTGTTATCCTGATGGTAGGATTTCTACCCGCAGTAAACTTCGTTGGCCCTTGCTTATTATTTGGTGTATTTTGATTGTTTTCGCAATAGACAAGAACTTTGAAGTCAaagattttctttcaatttggataaatgaaagttttataaatgaaaatcgGTTTTACAGTGAAATTTGGGGGCCTATTGCTATTTacatttgtttgtttgttttattgTTGCTTGGTTTAATTT acTGCTCCAAGATTGTTGTAAAAGCTATACCATTGATCAGTATAGTTATAGCAGCGGTCGTAGTAATTATCGCGGTGGCTAtggttaaaattttatacatCTGCCATTGGCTGAtctacaaaattttaattttggcTTTCGGCATAAAAGTTAAGCCATTGGGAGACACTCTTCCTACACATAATGGAGAAACAGGATCACATTCAAAGGCAACAGTTGGTTCTGACATTGAACAAAtagaatttcaaaatatgcCCACTCCtgtgaaaaaataa